The following are encoded in a window of Parus major isolate Abel chromosome 22, Parus_major1.1, whole genome shotgun sequence genomic DNA:
- the GKN1 gene encoding gastrokine-1, translating to MNLPILAVVLLGLILTPALADQHQQTEVSKKISIGGAYQILSINRRWLVASIEQRSNHGSWKTVWNYDTGFMATKVLPDRACYLSIMNRTEMPSFDALPQLAADIRNQNHPRAPTKEITFTLVRRIIRDLGSYGPDIFYMCRGLSTFVASQVQGPQFSLGSCIKLDVLQYLALTYCHNDNFV from the exons ATGAATCTCCCT attttggCTGTGGTCCTCCTTGGACTCATCCTGACCCCAGCCCTTGCTGATCAG catcAACAGACTGAAGTGAGCAAGAAAATCTCCATTGGGGGAGCCTACCAAATTCTGAGCATCAACAGGAGATGGCTGGTGGCAAGCATCGAGCAGAGGAGCAACCATGGATCCTGGAAAACCGTCTGGAACTATGACACT GGTTTTATGGCCACCAAAGTGCTGCCAGACAGAGCTTGCTACCTTTCCATAATGAACAGAACAGAGATGCCCAGCTTTGATGCTCtcccccagctggctgcagacaTCAGG AACCAGAATCATCCAAGAGCTCCTACAAAGGAGATCACCTTCACCCTCGTCAGGAGAATTATTCGTGACCTCGGTTCATATGGACCAGACATTTTCTACATGTGCAGGGGACTCTCAACTTTCGTGGCTTCCCAAGTCCAGG GGCCACAGTTCAGCCTGGGGTCGTGCATCAAACTCGATGTCCTTCAGTACCTGGCCCTCACCTACTGCCACAATGACAACTTTGTGTAA